One Sulfolobus sp. S-194 DNA segment encodes these proteins:
- a CDS encoding PaREP1 family protein, which produces MEEPIKRAEDMGINVEDVLISLISRNDPKEEIRLRLELARKYMNEAEEYLKKGDAVQASEKAYKVAEEIVKALAEKFNLEEYQKSLREGRWYTYLLVSASSKLSQKLGDWVLSGWDSGYSLHVWGFHEAKLTVSDIIPRVEKIRKMLEESEKVLANDFH; this is translated from the coding sequence ATGGAGGAACCGATAAAGAGGGCTGAAGATATGGGGATTAACGTTGAAGACGTGTTAATAAGTCTTATAAGTAGGAATGACCCTAAAGAAGAGATAAGACTTAGGCTCGAATTAGCTAGGAAATACATGAACGAAGCGGAGGAGTACTTAAAGAAGGGTGATGCTGTTCAAGCTTCTGAGAAGGCTTATAAGGTAGCTGAGGAGATTGTCAAAGCCTTAGCTGAGAAGTTCAACCTCGAAGAGTATCAAAAGAGCTTGAGAGAAGGTAGGTGGTACACTTACCTCCTGGTCTCAGCTTCTAGTAAGCTTTCTCAGAAATTAGGGGATTGGGTATTGTCGGGTTGGGACTCTGGATACTCACTTCACGTATGGGGTTTTCATGAGGCAAAGTTAACAGTAAGTGACATTATACCGAGAGTGGAAAAGATAAGAAAGATGCTTGAGGAAAGCGAAAAAGTACTCGCTAATGACTTTCATTAA
- a CDS encoding AAA family ATPase: MEIAVYCGKVYSWTEEICKYNSKYPILDYNSVVNWVSSHGEGSFLIFGTDVIPYSLYDYPNRPVSETEIFKFMERGGTVIWVGDIPFYYVDKNGVKEEIFSKGNPFPFIPENLEHRPVSEKSENSIVGEMLEYDPKESWRPVGANQSLVPISIVKQGGGILYSTWIYKYGRGEFVRVYDSPYVNAKYVLSLPEKLSKLGIGIRIRNHRKLKDFKMVLPNFKIGVILGKNNVGKTSVLEAIAMLDPNNANKIKEFRGSVSNQIAETELYLNGEYYTVEFSDVSSRRNKDAKVLLIYPRENSTVNFDQSILRKVTDLMNKFDPNIFYVYLSARNEIRVLFNDKTDVSINELGYGYKSLLNFILSYVIYQPKIILIDDLESFALHPELLKQFYDFLLRLDVDLILITTQSSDVYAYLAEKRSDNVRFILINDGKYEVLTSEEVLNRMDYEDLRYTALKLSSEVL; encoded by the coding sequence ATGGAGATAGCAGTATACTGCGGTAAAGTATATAGTTGGACGGAAGAAATCTGTAAGTACAATTCGAAATATCCTATTCTTGATTATAACTCAGTAGTCAATTGGGTTAGCTCGCATGGGGAAGGATCTTTCCTAATTTTCGGAACTGATGTTATACCTTACAGCTTGTACGATTATCCTAACAGACCAGTAAGTGAAACAGAAATTTTCAAATTCATGGAAAGAGGAGGTACGGTAATTTGGGTAGGAGATATTCCTTTCTATTACGTAGATAAGAACGGCGTAAAAGAAGAGATATTCAGCAAAGGAAATCCCTTCCCCTTTATACCTGAAAACCTTGAACACAGGCCAGTGTCTGAGAAAAGCGAAAACAGTATTGTAGGTGAAATGCTAGAATACGACCCAAAGGAATCCTGGAGACCGGTGGGAGCTAATCAGTCACTTGTACCGATTAGCATAGTAAAACAAGGTGGAGGAATACTCTACTCAACTTGGATATATAAATACGGGAGAGGGGAATTTGTAAGAGTTTACGATTCCCCCTACGTTAATGCTAAATACGTTTTATCCTTACCAGAAAAGCTTAGTAAGTTAGGCATAGGTATTAGGATAAGGAATCATAGGAAGCTGAAAGACTTTAAGATGGTCTTACCTAATTTCAAAATCGGTGTAATTTTAGGCAAGAATAATGTAGGGAAGACGAGCGTGTTAGAAGCAATAGCCATGCTTGATCCTAATAATGCAAACAAAATAAAGGAGTTCAGGGGTAGTGTGTCTAATCAAATCGCGGAAACAGAATTGTATTTAAACGGTGAGTATTACACAGTCGAGTTTTCAGATGTCTCGTCAAGAAGAAACAAAGACGCTAAAGTGCTTTTAATATATCCTCGTGAGAACTCCACAGTAAATTTTGACCAATCAATATTACGTAAAGTTACCGACCTAATGAATAAGTTCGATCCTAATATCTTCTACGTTTATTTATCGGCGAGAAATGAAATCAGAGTTTTATTTAATGATAAGACAGACGTTTCAATTAACGAGTTAGGTTACGGATACAAGAGCTTGCTAAATTTCATACTGTCATATGTTATTTACCAACCTAAGATTATCCTTATTGACGACTTAGAAAGCTTTGCATTACATCCGGAACTGCTTAAGCAATTTTACGACTTCTTGTTAAGACTGGACGTGGATTTAATATTAATTACAACACAAAGTAGTGACGTTTACGCGTATTTGGCTGAAAAGAGGTCAGATAACGTTAGGTTTATACTAATTAACGACGGTAAGTATGAGGTTTTAACTTCGGAAGAGGTTTTAAACAGAATGGATTACGAAGATTTAAGATATACAGCACTTAAATTATCTAGTGAAGTTCTCTGA
- a CDS encoding serine/threonine-protein kinase — MAIYVYIVGKVQLSNPPLLTPYVQITTDHFDVNNKYLQCELMLIDEKLNVETTFTTCLTIRETDSVKVLIKELDPKITSKLLSQATFIAIIRSISIFITNELNLSDIKQSLMYFNNNTLIYHYGIDYYILKYSNSIGPIDLQTAIKLLNYVMTKNSYELSKNAEFLNIIQTLFISQTSPSTIQGNVWVGRTIYGYKLLEKIGEGGNSTVYKVEYKNSLYAMKIYKILPPSPTQSITVQAIRIYKDIYDESSNLIALSDKSKNLVKIFAIYVDLNRIKMRYAGDLTVYLDYPPVIVMEYMEGGDIWQIVKDQLIYSTHWEKVVAKIGLEIANALEVIHNSGYVHLDVKPSNFLLSKKVNVNTAEELLNLLNSGQLVVKLGDLGSARKIGESILQLTPAYAPPEQFDVTSKADPSMDVFSLGASLYAIYKGIKGFNPTNLQTKKYERYYQEVLNKVASPFEKYLLKMTSPNPKDRPTIDNVRNELTNFLI; from the coding sequence ATGGCTATTTATGTTTATATTGTCGGTAAAGTGCAACTTTCAAATCCTCCACTTTTAACTCCCTATGTCCAGATAACAACAGATCATTTTGATGTTAATAATAAGTATTTACAGTGCGAATTAATGCTAATTGATGAAAAATTAAATGTAGAAACAACTTTCACTACTTGTTTGACAATTAGGGAAACAGATTCGGTAAAGGTTCTCATAAAGGAGCTTGATCCTAAAATTACTTCAAAACTTTTATCTCAAGCCACATTTATTGCAATAATAAGGAGCATAAGCATATTTATAACAAATGAATTGAATTTATCAGATATAAAGCAGTCATTGATGTATTTCAATAATAATACTTTAATATATCATTACGGGATTGATTACTATATATTGAAATATTCTAATTCTATAGGTCCAATAGATTTACAAACTGCTATTAAATTATTGAATTATGTTATGACAAAAAATTCTTATGAACTTTCTAAGAATGCTGAATTTTTAAATATAATTCAGACGTTATTTATCAGCCAAACCAGCCCTTCAACCATTCAAGGTAATGTTTGGGTAGGTAGAACAATATATGGTTATAAATTACTTGAGAAGATAGGTGAGGGTGGGAATTCTACGGTGTATAAGGTTGAATATAAGAACTCGCTTTACGCAATGAAAATTTATAAGATTTTACCACCTTCTCCTACTCAAAGTATTACTGTGCAAGCGATCAGAATATATAAAGATATATATGACGAGTCATCAAATCTAATAGCACTTTCTGATAAGTCTAAAAATCTGGTAAAGATCTTTGCAATTTACGTAGACTTGAATAGAATAAAAATGAGGTATGCTGGCGATTTAACGGTATATCTTGACTACCCACCAGTAATAGTCATGGAATACATGGAAGGAGGTGATATATGGCAAATAGTTAAGGATCAATTGATTTACTCAACTCATTGGGAAAAGGTTGTCGCTAAAATAGGCCTTGAGATAGCAAACGCCTTAGAGGTAATTCATAATAGCGGATACGTCCACCTAGACGTAAAGCCTAGCAATTTCTTGCTCTCTAAGAAGGTTAATGTAAATACTGCAGAAGAACTTTTGAATTTACTTAACTCTGGTCAACTAGTCGTAAAGTTAGGGGATTTAGGTTCCGCTAGAAAGATTGGAGAGAGCATATTACAATTAACACCAGCATACGCACCACCAGAGCAATTTGATGTAACAAGTAAAGCAGATCCTAGCATGGACGTGTTCTCCCTTGGTGCATCATTATATGCGATATATAAGGGCATAAAGGGCTTTAATCCGACTAATTTACAAACTAAGAAGTATGAAAGATATTATCAAGAAGTCTTAAATAAGGTTGCTTCACCATTTGAGAAGTACTTGTTAAAAATGACTTCTCCAAATCCGAAAGATAGACCTACAATAGATAATGTTAGAAATGAATTAACAAACTTTTTGATTTAA
- a CDS encoding PaREP1 family protein encodes MEELIKRTEEKGIDVEELILSALSRIDPKESIKLRIELAEKYMAEGEEYLKKGDAIQASEKAYKVAEEVVKALSEKFNLPEYQQAAKEGRWYTYTLGKASNTLSNKLGNWVLDGWSSAYFLHVWGFHEAKLSINDITSYLKRVKEMLEEAKKVLSNEP; translated from the coding sequence ATGGAGGAGTTAATAAAGAGGACTGAGGAAAAAGGCATTGACGTCGAGGAGTTAATACTTTCAGCTTTGTCCCGCATTGACCCTAAAGAGAGCATTAAGTTAAGAATTGAATTGGCTGAGAAGTATATGGCTGAGGGTGAGGAGTATTTAAAGAAAGGTGATGCTATCCAGGCTTCTGAAAAGGCTTACAAAGTTGCTGAGGAAGTTGTCAAAGCCCTTTCCGAGAAGTTTAACTTGCCCGAATATCAACAAGCGGCAAAAGAAGGTAGGTGGTACACTTACACTCTCGGTAAAGCATCAAATACTTTATCAAACAAATTAGGTAATTGGGTATTGGATGGATGGAGTAGCGCTTATTTTCTTCACGTATGGGGTTTTCATGAAGCCAAGCTATCAATTAATGATATTACTTCGTACTTAAAGAGAGTTAAGGAAATGTTGGAAGAAGCAAAGAAGGTTTTGAGTAATGAGCCCTAA
- a CDS encoding YncE family protein has product MDIVYDPNNNYLYVTNTGSNSISVINPSTNKVITNIKVGKSPYAIAYDYHNGYLYVTNSGSQFISVINPSTNKVIENITLKYYSYGIVYDPNNNYIYVTNFYSGTVSIISTSSSVNVLLISIILVAVIITITVELLVIWRK; this is encoded by the coding sequence ATGGATATTGTTTATGATCCTAATAATAATTATTTATATGTTACTAATACTGGTTCTAACTCTATTTCTGTAATTAATCCTAGTACGAACAAAGTTATTACAAACATAAAAGTAGGTAAAAGTCCTTACGCTATTGCTTATGATTACCATAACGGTTATCTTTATGTAACTAATTCAGGCTCTCAATTTATTTCTGTAATTAATCCTAGTACGAACAAAGTTATTGAGAATATAACGTTAAAATATTATTCTTACGGTATTGTTTATGATCCTAATAATAACTATATATACGTAACAAACTTTTACTCTGGTACTGTTTCAATTATTTCAACTTCTTCGTCTGTAAATGTTCTTCTTATTTCAATCATATTGGTTGCGGTTATTATTACAATAACTGTTGAATTACTGGTAATATGGAGGAAATGA
- a CDS encoding IS110 family transposase, giving the protein MVETLSEAKSSATGVTNPYRRTEHCDKIHEYRCDKEVGVIGIDVSKDYLITSRGRVRKYENNLKGYEEILDMKPCTIVLEPTGVYSIKPSQYFKEKGVRVLQVSPNVLSREKEFRGKKTDFYDAEKLENMVDKAKEYEYNPLRELVTLYLFLKDIETKYKNRLKRALFLVSDNDKISKERLEKLAMGDFTQEELYQLEYTPLVLEEIKILAKNLLEIQERLKEVRRMIEGQVPQDHVLLTIPGVGKLAAGIVGDVKRFPKPESFVAYCGLDPVVERSGRAVISRGISKRGNKYLRSLFYFLAEMNYSRNPTLLRFYESHKGRLRGKKLFTALARKLARVVWSVWYNNKPYEAK; this is encoded by the coding sequence ATGGTCGAGACACTATCTGAAGCAAAGTCTTCGGCTACGGGCGTGACTAACCCCTACCGTCGGACTGAACATTGTGATAAAATTCACGAATATAGGTGTGACAAAGAGGTAGGGGTAATAGGAATAGATGTATCAAAAGATTATTTAATTACAAGTAGGGGGAGGGTGAGAAAATACGAGAACAACCTGAAGGGTTATGAGGAAATCCTCGATATGAAACCTTGCACAATAGTCCTAGAGCCCACCGGAGTATACTCAATAAAGCCTTCACAATACTTCAAGGAGAAAGGAGTAAGAGTACTACAAGTAAGCCCAAACGTGTTATCAAGGGAAAAGGAGTTTAGGGGAAAGAAAACAGATTTTTACGACGCAGAAAAATTAGAAAACATGGTCGACAAGGCAAAGGAGTACGAGTACAACCCCTTAAGAGAACTAGTAACACTCTACCTCTTCCTAAAGGACATAGAGACGAAATACAAGAACAGGCTTAAGAGGGCATTATTCCTAGTAAGTGACAATGATAAGATAAGCAAGGAGAGGCTGGAAAAACTTGCAATGGGCGACTTTACACAAGAAGAATTATACCAACTAGAATATACTCCCTTAGTACTTGAGGAGATCAAAATCTTGGCTAAAAACCTCCTTGAGATTCAAGAGAGGTTGAAGGAGGTTAGGAGGATGATTGAAGGGCAAGTTCCTCAAGATCATGTCCTATTGACTATACCAGGTGTTGGGAAGCTTGCAGCTGGTATTGTTGGTGATGTTAAGCGTTTTCCTAAACCAGAGTCCTTTGTTGCTTATTGTGGTCTTGATCCTGTTGTTGAGAGGAGTGGAAGAGCTGTGATAAGTAGGGGGATTTCTAAGAGGGGTAATAAGTACTTGCGTAGCTTGTTTTACTTTTTGGCAGAGATGAATTATTCTAGGAATCCAACCTTGTTGAGGTTTTATGAGTCTCATAAGGGTAGGCTTAGGGGTAAGAAGTTATTCACTGCCTTAGCTAGGAAGTTGGCTAGGGTTGTTTGGAGTGTTTGGTATAATAATAAGCCTTATGAGGCCAAGTGA
- a CDS encoding glycosyltransferase family 4 protein — protein sequence MNIVLRILWTGGVTRVALEEARNIPGSKLIVYRRARTYYDLSNVNLQVLFEGKSKAIYRFITSIYAGHRGDEATVDLDRIIKARDLIKGPALFHDQFSGLTGYLRWRKYKEDYGVYIHETSLDSRSVKWFLPRYLEKIVLSHSRVIITNSRWNAEILSSHGFKAEVVYPGCYPKERINLDRERIVLAVSLWDEGRRPEIYGEIAKRIKGKLIMAGSWARKDTLEEFKRKYGDVIVTGPLKEEELQNLYNRASVLIRFGFNEKGPGMGVLEAMSYGLPIIVNDGLGSKELIDGNGYVVKNWEEAIDKINEILEDGDLRRKMSIRSWEIAKELSWKNHAMRIKELIEERLG from the coding sequence ATGAACATTGTTCTTAGGATTTTATGGACTGGCGGAGTAACAAGGGTTGCATTAGAAGAAGCTAGGAATATACCGGGCTCTAAGCTTATTGTTTATAGGAGGGCTAGAACATATTACGATTTATCTAACGTTAATTTGCAAGTTCTCTTTGAAGGTAAATCTAAGGCAATATATCGTTTCATAACGTCTATTTACGCTGGTCATAGGGGTGATGAGGCTACTGTAGATTTAGATAGGATAATTAAGGCTAGGGATTTAATTAAAGGCCCGGCATTGTTTCATGATCAATTTTCTGGTTTAACTGGTTATTTGCGTTGGAGGAAATATAAAGAGGACTATGGTGTTTACATTCATGAGACTTCCTTAGACTCAAGGAGTGTTAAGTGGTTTTTACCCAGATATTTAGAGAAGATTGTTTTGTCTCACAGTAGGGTTATTATAACTAATAGTAGGTGGAATGCTGAAATATTATCATCTCACGGTTTTAAAGCTGAGGTTGTTTACCCGGGGTGTTATCCTAAGGAGAGAATAAACTTAGATAGGGAAAGGATTGTTCTAGCCGTATCATTATGGGATGAGGGAAGAAGGCCGGAAATTTACGGAGAAATAGCTAAGAGGATTAAGGGGAAACTTATAATGGCTGGTTCGTGGGCTAGGAAAGATACACTGGAGGAGTTTAAAAGAAAATACGGAGACGTTATTGTAACTGGTCCTTTAAAGGAGGAGGAGTTGCAAAATCTCTATAATAGAGCATCTGTTTTAATAAGGTTTGGATTTAATGAGAAGGGCCCGGGTATGGGGGTTTTAGAGGCTATGTCTTATGGTTTGCCAATTATAGTAAATGATGGTTTAGGGAGTAAAGAATTAATCGATGGTAATGGTTATGTTGTGAAAAATTGGGAAGAAGCAATAGATAAAATTAATGAGATTTTAGAAGATGGGGATTTAAGAAGAAAGATGAGTATTAGGTCTTGGGAGATAGCTAAGGAGTTAAGTTGGAAGAATCATGCAATGAGGATTAAGGAGTTAATTGAAGAAAGATTAGGTTAA